In Symbiobacterium terraclitae, the sequence CGAGACTGAGGTCCAGGTGCTCGACACCCGGGAGATGCAGCGGCTCCGGTCGATCAAGCAGCTGGGTGCGGCCCACCTGGTCTTCCCCGGGTGCGTCCACACCCGGTTCGACCACAGCCTCGGGGCGCTGCACATGGCCCACCGCCTGATGGAGGCGCTCCGGCTGCAGGGCTGTGCGATCGACCCCGAGGAGGCGCAGCTCGTGCGCCTGGCGATGCTGGTGCACGACGTGACCCACATCCCCTACGGCCACACCTTCGAGGACGAGCGGCAGATCTTCCCCAGGCACGATGCCGGCCCCCGGCTGGACTACTTCCTCGGCATCCACAGCGAGCTGGGCCGCACCCTGGCCGCCGCCGGCTACCTGGACGGGGTGAGGGCGATCCTGTCCGGCCGCCCTCCCGCGCCGTGGATGGGCCAGATCGTCTCCTCCACCGTCGACGCCGACCTGCTGGACTACCTGCGGCGTGACTCCTTCTTCGCGGGCCTGCGCATGAACTACGATGACCGGGTCCTCTCCTACTTCGTGAAGGAGGACGGCCGGCTGCTGATCAACATGGTGAAGCGCGGGCTGGACCGGCCCGACGCCCGGACCGAGATCATCCACCTGCTGCGGATGCGCTACGTCCTGACCGAGCGCCTCTACCTCCACCACGCCAAGATCGCCGCCGGGGCGATGATCTCGAAGACCGTTGAACTCCACGCCAGGCACACCGGCCTCAGGGAGGAGGCGCTCTACGGCCTCGGCGACCAGACCTTCCTGGACCTCATGGCCCGGCTGCCCGGGCCGGGCGTCATCCAGGAGCTGGTGGACGGCGTGACCAACCGCCGGCTGTACAAGCGCGCCTACGTGCTCTCAGGTGACACGCTGGGCGAGGAGCGGGACGGCTTCATCGCCCGCTACGGCGGCCAGTCTGAGGCCCGGGAGGAGCTGGAGACGCAGATCGCGCAGAAAGCCCGGCTGAAGCCGGGGCAGGTGATCGTCTACTGCCCGAAGGCGAGCTTCTTCAAGGAAGTCCAGGTGCCCGTCCGCTCCCGCCACGGCGTCGGCCCGCTGCTCGAACTGGACCGCTCCGGCGAGGTGGCCGCCATGGCCCGGCAGTACGAGGGGCTCTGGCGGACGTACGTCTTTTGCCCGGC encodes:
- a CDS encoding HD domain-containing protein, coding for MRDPVHGDIFLTETEVQVLDTREMQRLRSIKQLGAAHLVFPGCVHTRFDHSLGALHMAHRLMEALRLQGCAIDPEEAQLVRLAMLVHDVTHIPYGHTFEDERQIFPRHDAGPRLDYFLGIHSELGRTLAAAGYLDGVRAILSGRPPAPWMGQIVSSTVDADLLDYLRRDSFFAGLRMNYDDRVLSYFVKEDGRLLINMVKRGLDRPDARTEIIHLLRMRYVLTERLYLHHAKIAAGAMISKTVELHARHTGLREEALYGLGDQTFLDLMARLPGPGVIQELVDGVTNRRLYKRAYVLSGDTLGEERDGFIARYGGQSEAREELETQIAQKARLKPGQVIVYCPKASFFKEVQVPVRSRHGVGPLLELDRSGEVAAMARQYEGLWRTYVFCPAEKVDAVRRACEKLFGYESEYK